The following are encoded together in the Hoplias malabaricus isolate fHopMal1 chromosome 3, fHopMal1.hap1, whole genome shotgun sequence genome:
- the cbx1b gene encoding chromobox protein homolog 1b, translating to MSQVSEPQVEAPAVTEAPLPPPTDIKQPTGGKKQNKKKVEEVVEEEEEYVVEKVLDRRVVKGRIEYLLKWKGFSDEDNTWEPEENLDCPDLIAEYLQSQRTAVESGGKRRADTDGEAKESQSKKRKDEPEKLRGFARGLDPERIIGATDSSGELMFLMKWKNSDEADLVPAKEANVKCPQVVISFYEERLTWHSYPTDEEEKKDEKN from the exons ATGAGCCAAGTGTCAGAGCCCCAAGTTGAAGCTCCTGCAGTGACAGAAG CTCCGCTTCCACCTCCGACTGACATCAAGCAGCCAACAGGtggaaagaaacaaaataaaaagaaagtggaagaggtggtggaggaagaagaggagtaTGTTGTGGAGAAGGTTCTGGACAGACGTGTCGTCAAGGGAAGAATAGAGTATCTCCTGAAGTGGAAGGGCTTCTCAGA TGAAGACAACACATGGGAACCAGAAGAAAACCTAGACTGCCCAGACCTAATTGCAGAATATCTGCAATCCCAGAGAACTGCCGTTGAGTCTGGTGGCAAGCGACGGGCCGATACAGATGGAGAGGCAAAGGAAAGCCAGTCTAAAAAACGTAAGGATGAG CCTGAGAAACTCAGAGGCTTTGCTCGTGGGTTGGATCCTGAGAGGATTATTGGTGCTACAGACTCAAGCGGAGAACTCATGTTCCTGATGAAATG GAAGAACTCTGATGAGGCAGACCTAGTGCCAGCCAAGGAGGCAAATGTGAAGTGCCCACAAGTGGTCATTTCTTTCTATGAGGAGCGCCTAACCTGGCATTCTTACCCCACTGATGAAGAGGAGAAGAAGGATGAGAAAAACTAG
- the nfe2l1b gene encoding endoplasmic reticulum membrane sensor NFE2L1b gives MLYLKKYFTEGLIQFTILLSLIGVRVDVDTYLSNQLPPLHEIILGPSSAYTQTQFHNLRNTLDGYGIHPKSVDLDHFFAIRRLLNQVRSLDHLRVPSTELSAWLVHRDPETVVSATSQSGPSIALDNGGSLEDINNPEASAMRGAGSASDSTYSLSAEDSLGAVAPENSQEQVNREDDLSKEDIDLIDILWRQDIDLGAGREVFNYSSRQKDSEADKPNEEHEDPGAQEHWRNGINLQEGQGLTAVDGETGESIPEQLSSLGAQTSMSLQECLRLLEATFPFGEESEFRVTDATPHLRGSTEDVPSTSQGLPLPDPLPQTDVPLDLEQQWQDIMAIMELQDMDVNNSENSNLNNNSDNAAPNTTESGTNFGLPQASLINHDVSLHQASLPGCSQDLPSLFNTEVDSSARQQPALLRLASSNSSNINSTFGATNLTGLFLPPLLNATNNLTSTPAMPDPFTSLLEESMLDEISLLDLAMEEGFSQAQASQLEDELDSDSGLSLDSGHSPVSPSNSETSCSSAASTSSTSATFSEEGAVGYSTDSEAATAEAEEGAVGGYQPEYSKLCRMSYQDPSHFHGLPQMESINHNHTYNLPLTSSYPERSQLLGSGSKKGRDKQLQQTKLQPAREFIDKQSSRDERRARAMKIPFSNDKIVNLPVEEFNELLSKHHLSEAQLSLIRDIRRRGKNKMAAQNCRKRKLDTIINLEKGVQDLRRDKARLLKEKVEYLHCIRQMKQKVESLSQEVLSQLRDEEGRPYPASEYSLQYGTDGSVLIMPRSMSTEEGRKPDKKQKDKKK, from the exons ATGCTTTACCTGAAAAAGTATTTCACAGAGGGTCTGATTCAGTTCACTATCCTCCTGAGTCTTATCGGGGTGCGGGTGGACGTGGACACATATTTAAGCAATCAGCTTCCCCCACTCCACGAAATTATCCTGGGCCCCAGCTCAGCCTACACCCAGACACAGTTCCACAACCTTCGTAACACCCTGGACGGCTATGGCATCCATCCAAAAAGTGTGGACCTGGACCACTTCTTTGCCATTCGCCGACTGCTGAACCAGGTGCGCTCCCTAGATCACCTACGAGTGCCCAGTACTGAGCTGAGTGCCTGGCTGGTGCACCGTGACCCAGAGACTGTGGTGTCTGCAACCAGCCAGTCCGGTCCCAGCATTGCCCTGGACAATGGGGGTAGTCTGGAGGACATAAACAACCCTGAAGCCTCGGCCATGAGAGGGGCTGGCAGTGCTTCTGACTCAACCTACAGCCTTAGTGCAGAGGACAGTTTAGGAGCAGTGGCACCTGAGAACAGCCAGGAGCAAGTGAACCGAGAAGATGATCTTTCAAAAGAG GACATAGACCTTATAGATATTCTCTGGAGGCAGGATATTGACCTCGGGGCAGGACGGGAAGTGTTTAACTACAGCAGCAGACAGAAGGATAGTGAGGCAGATAAACCAAATGAGGAGCATGAGGACCCAGGTGCACAAGAGCACTGGAGAAATGGAATCAATCTGCAGGAGGGTCAGGGTCTGACTGCTGTGGATGGAGAGACTGGAGAGAGCATACCTGAACAG CTCTCCAGCCTTGGTGCACAGACCTCAATGTCATTGCAGGAATGCCTGAGGCTTCTGGAGGCCACTTTCCCTTTTGGAGAGGAATCAGAG TTCCGGGTTACAGATGCTACCCCCCACCTGAGAGGTTCAACTGAAGATGTTCCTTCAACATCTCAGGGGCTTCCATTGCCAGACCCTCTACCCCAGACCGATGTACCTCTGGACCTTGAACAGCAATGGCAGGACATTATGGCCATCATGGAACTGCAG GACATGGATGTAAACAACTCAGAGAACAGTAACCTCAACAATAATTCAGACAACGCTGCTCCTAATACCACTGAATCAGGCACAAATTTTGGTTTACCCCAGGCCAGTCTTATCAACCATGATGTAAGCCTTCACCAGGCCTCCCTCCCAGGTTGCAGCCAGGAcctcccctctctttttaatacAGAAGTAGATTCCTCTGCAAGGCAGCAGCCTGCCCTACTTAGGCTTGCCTCTAGCAATTCGTCCAACATCAATTCAACATTTGGCGCCACTAACCTCACCGGGCTTTTCCTTCCACCACTACTCAATGCCACCAATAACCTTACATCTACTCCGGCAATGCCTGACCCCTTTACTAGCCTGTTAGAGGAGTCAATGCTGGATGAAATTAGTCTGCTAGACCTAGCTATGGAAGAAGGCTTCAGTCAGGCTCAAGCTTCTCAGCTTGAAGATGAGCTTGATTCAGACTCTGGTCTTTCTTTGGACTCAGGCCACAGCCCCGTCTCTCCAAGCAACTCAGAAACATCTTGTTCCTCCGCTGCCTCAacctcctccacctctgccACATTCTCAGAGGAAGGAGCAGTGGGCTACAGTACAGATTCAGAAGCGGCCACAGCTGAAGCAGAGGAGGGAGCTGTCGGAGGCTACCAGCCAGAATACAGCAAACTCTGCCGCATGAGCTACCAAGATCCCTCTCATTTCCATGGCTTACCCCAGATGGAGAGCATTAATCACAACCACACCTACAATCTACCACTAACATCGTCATACCCTGAGCGTTCACAGTTGCTGGGATCTGGTagtaaaaaaggcagagacaagCAGCTGCAGCAAACAAAGCTTCAGCCAGCACGAGAGTTCATTGACAAGCAGTCTAGTCGTGATGAACGCCGGGCCAGGGCTATGAAGATCCCCTTTTCCAACGATAAAATTGTTAACCTCCCTGTCGAGGAGTTCAACGAGCTCCTGTCGAAGCATCATCTCAGTGAGGCTCAGCTTTCCCTTATTCGTGACATTCGAAGGCgtggaaaaaacaaaatggctgcaCAGAACTGCCGTAAACGCAAGCTAGATACCATCATCAACCTTGAAAAAGGTGTGCAGGATTTGCGGCGCGACAAGGCACGGCTGTTAAAGGAGAAAGTGGAGTACCTACACTGTATCAGACAGATGAAGCAAAAGGTGGAGAGTCTCTCTCAGGAAGTACTGAGCCAGCTGCGGGATGAAGAAGGCAGACCTTATCCTGCCAGCGAGTACTCTCTACAGTACGGCACTGATGGTAGCGTTCTCATAATGCCTCGCAGCATGTCAACTGAAGAAGGCCGTAAGCCTGACAAGAAACAGAAGGACAAAAAGAAGTGA